The following proteins come from a genomic window of Pyxidicoccus sp. MSG2:
- a CDS encoding TolC family protein → MLLLAGGAAAQSPLTEAQYVEQVLSASLDARVAEAEAAVGRASAVGVGLWPNPTLEWQREKATSGAGDGASQDIFNVSIPLVLSGRLGLESEAAARGAQAAEAHLARSRGELRHEAVSTFVVVLAAQERRAILEESLSSLSRLAEAIAARERAGEAAGYDRLRIETETAAVEDALSGAVLDERQARAEALRLLGSGAKALPTFQGSLAPERALPAASNLLAELEARRADARALELEAQAGETARRAAARGWIPDPTVNAGAQLINVGQAGAGAGYVVGLSIPLPLFERRQGQEAQADARRQLAEARRAALLHAARTRLRMVLDEVAGRRERRARQCEGVLKRAEELRRIAQAAYRGGGADLLVLVDAERTAREARLTAVGLALDVAQTEADLFLLSGAWDGAELRSAQP, encoded by the coding sequence TTGCTCCTGCTGGCCGGTGGTGCCGCGGCACAATCCCCGCTGACCGAAGCGCAGTACGTGGAACAGGTGCTGTCCGCGAGCCTGGACGCGCGCGTCGCCGAGGCGGAAGCGGCGGTGGGCCGGGCTTCGGCGGTGGGTGTGGGGCTATGGCCCAATCCCACGCTGGAGTGGCAGCGGGAGAAGGCCACTTCTGGCGCGGGAGACGGGGCGAGCCAGGACATCTTCAATGTCTCCATTCCGCTGGTGCTCTCCGGGCGCCTGGGCCTGGAGTCCGAGGCCGCCGCCCGTGGGGCCCAGGCCGCGGAGGCACACCTCGCGAGGTCTCGGGGAGAGCTGCGGCACGAGGCAGTCAGCACCTTCGTCGTCGTGCTGGCCGCGCAGGAGCGGCGGGCCATCCTGGAGGAGTCGCTCTCCTCCCTGAGTCGCCTGGCGGAGGCCATCGCCGCGCGGGAGCGGGCCGGCGAGGCCGCGGGCTACGACCGGCTGCGCATCGAAACCGAGACGGCGGCGGTGGAGGATGCGCTGAGTGGCGCCGTCCTCGACGAGCGGCAGGCTCGCGCGGAGGCGCTGCGTCTGCTGGGGTCCGGTGCGAAGGCGCTGCCAACGTTCCAGGGCTCCCTGGCTCCGGAACGCGCCCTCCCTGCCGCGAGCAACCTCCTGGCCGAGCTCGAGGCTCGCCGCGCCGATGCCAGGGCATTGGAACTGGAGGCGCAGGCTGGCGAGACGGCGCGCCGGGCGGCGGCGCGGGGCTGGATTCCGGACCCCACTGTGAATGCCGGCGCCCAGCTCATCAACGTGGGACAGGCGGGAGCCGGGGCGGGGTACGTGGTGGGACTCTCCATTCCGCTGCCACTCTTCGAGCGGAGGCAGGGCCAGGAGGCCCAGGCGGACGCCCGGCGTCAGCTCGCCGAGGCCCGCCGTGCCGCGCTCCTGCACGCCGCCCGCACCCGTCTCCGCATGGTGCTGGATGAGGTCGCCGGTCGGCGTGAGCGGCGCGCGAGGCAGTGTGAAGGCGTGCTGAAGCGTGCGGAGGAGCTGCGCCGCATCGCCCAGGCGGCCTACCGGGGCGGAGGAGCGGACCTCCTGGTCCTGGTGGACGCCGAGCGGACCGCCCGCGAGGCGCGGCTGACGGCCGTGGGCCTGGCCCTCGATGTCGCCCAGACCGAAGCAGACCTCTTCCTTCTCTCGGGCGCCTGGGACGGCGCCGAACTCCGGAGTGCCCAGCCATGA
- a CDS encoding efflux RND transporter permease subunit, whose protein sequence is MNRLIRWSIDNRLLVVAASVVLLVLGFQVALSMPVDVFPDLTAPTVTVLTEAHGLAPEEVETLVTFPIETAVNGATGVRRVRSASGVGISIVWVEFEWGTDIYTARQVVNEKLQLVAAQLPPDVPPPSMAPISSVMGEILFLSVSWQEDALAKDAAGREAQMMEARGAADWVLRKRLLSVPGVSQVVPIGGSVKQYQVLLRPEALQALNVSFEQVATALRTTNHNASGGFYVQGGQEYLLRAVGRAKGVEDLASTVVTVRGGVPITVGQVADVRVGSRIKRGEGSANAEPAVILAVMKQPDANTLALTERLDAVLDEVQLTLPTGMVVGRNIFRQSDFISVAVHNVSVALRDGAILVAVILLIFLMNARATFISLTAIPLSLVAAVLVLKALGVTLNTMTIGGLTIAIGALVDDAIIDVENVFRRLRENAHLPEGQRRPALEVIYQASVEVRQAIVFATLIIILVFLPLFFLSGLEGRMLAPLGLAYIVAIAASLVVAVTLTPALCAYLLPNAKALGAEEGPLLRWLKARYRPLLLWTLARPRAILAGAGLALVATLAVVPFLGRSFLPEFNEGTLTLNVVTLPGTSLEESDKLGRRVEEVLLSFPEVVSTSRRTGRAELDEHAQDVNAAELDVGLDLSKGERGKEALLEAMRKALTQVPGVIVTIGQPLSHRIDHMLSGTRANIALKLYGDDLDRLRTLAEQVKKVAEATPGAVDVAIEQQVDIPELEIRTDRDAVARYGLTTGEVAEAVERAFAGETVGTVLEGQRVVEIAVRLDDASRVDVDAIAATLVDTPVGPSIPLKMLASLTRESGPNTISREGVQRKMVVQANVAGRDLSAVVDDLRARISSEVPMPSGYYVDYGGQFESAEEATRTIAWLSVAVVVGIFLLLVVAFGSVRNSLLTLINLPLALIGGVVAVALTSGVVSVASLVGFITLFGIATRNGILMVSHYEHLMTEEGKGLAEAVVQGSLERLAPVLMTALCAGLALVPLVIAGDEPGNEIQAPMGVVILGGLMSSTFLNMLVVPVLFRRFGRRLI, encoded by the coding sequence ATGAATCGTCTCATCCGCTGGTCCATCGACAACCGGCTGCTGGTGGTGGCCGCCTCCGTGGTGCTGCTGGTCCTGGGCTTCCAGGTCGCCCTGAGCATGCCGGTGGACGTCTTCCCGGACCTCACCGCGCCCACCGTCACCGTCCTCACCGAGGCCCACGGACTGGCGCCCGAGGAGGTGGAGACGCTCGTCACCTTCCCCATTGAGACGGCCGTCAACGGCGCCACGGGGGTGCGCCGGGTGCGCTCGGCCTCGGGCGTGGGCATCTCCATCGTCTGGGTGGAGTTCGAGTGGGGCACGGACATCTACACCGCGCGCCAGGTGGTGAACGAGAAGCTCCAGCTCGTCGCCGCGCAGCTCCCGCCGGACGTGCCCCCTCCCTCCATGGCGCCCATTTCCTCCGTCATGGGGGAAATCCTCTTCCTTTCCGTCTCCTGGCAGGAGGACGCGTTGGCGAAGGACGCGGCGGGCCGCGAGGCGCAGATGATGGAGGCACGCGGCGCGGCGGACTGGGTGCTGCGCAAGCGCCTGCTGTCCGTGCCGGGCGTCTCGCAGGTGGTGCCGATTGGCGGCTCGGTGAAGCAGTACCAGGTGCTCCTGCGCCCGGAGGCCCTGCAAGCGCTCAATGTCTCCTTCGAGCAGGTGGCCACCGCCCTGCGCACGACGAACCACAACGCCTCCGGCGGCTTCTACGTGCAGGGTGGACAGGAGTACCTGCTGCGCGCCGTGGGGCGGGCGAAGGGCGTGGAGGACCTGGCGAGCACCGTCGTGACGGTGCGCGGGGGCGTGCCGATTACGGTGGGGCAGGTGGCCGACGTGCGGGTGGGGTCTCGTATCAAACGCGGCGAGGGCAGCGCCAACGCGGAGCCCGCCGTCATCCTCGCGGTGATGAAGCAACCGGATGCCAACACGTTGGCGCTGACCGAGCGGCTGGACGCGGTGCTGGACGAGGTGCAGCTCACGCTTCCGACTGGGATGGTGGTGGGCCGCAATATCTTCCGGCAGTCGGACTTCATCTCCGTGGCCGTGCACAACGTGTCGGTGGCGCTGCGGGACGGTGCCATCCTCGTGGCCGTCATCCTGCTCATCTTCCTGATGAACGCGCGGGCAACGTTCATCTCCCTCACCGCCATTCCCCTCTCGCTGGTCGCCGCGGTGCTGGTGCTCAAGGCGCTGGGCGTGACGCTCAACACCATGACGATTGGAGGGCTCACCATCGCCATTGGCGCGCTTGTGGACGACGCCATCATCGACGTGGAGAACGTCTTCCGGCGCCTGCGGGAGAATGCTCACCTGCCGGAAGGGCAGCGGCGGCCCGCGTTGGAGGTCATCTACCAGGCCTCGGTCGAGGTGCGGCAGGCCATCGTCTTCGCCACCCTCATCATCATCCTCGTCTTCCTGCCGCTCTTCTTCCTGTCGGGGCTGGAGGGACGGATGCTGGCGCCGCTGGGGCTGGCGTACATCGTGGCCATCGCCGCCTCGCTGGTGGTGGCCGTGACGCTGACGCCCGCGCTCTGCGCGTACCTGCTGCCCAATGCCAAGGCCCTGGGGGCGGAAGAGGGGCCCTTGCTGCGCTGGCTGAAGGCGCGCTACCGGCCCCTGCTGCTGTGGACGCTTGCACGGCCTCGCGCCATCCTCGCGGGAGCGGGTCTGGCGCTCGTGGCCACGCTGGCCGTCGTCCCGTTCCTCGGGCGCTCCTTCCTGCCCGAGTTCAACGAGGGCACCCTCACCCTCAACGTCGTCACCCTGCCGGGTACCTCGCTGGAGGAGTCGGACAAGCTGGGCCGGAGGGTGGAGGAGGTGCTGCTGTCCTTCCCCGAGGTGGTGTCCACCTCCCGGCGTACCGGCCGGGCCGAGCTGGACGAGCACGCCCAGGACGTCAACGCGGCGGAGCTGGACGTGGGGCTGGACCTGTCAAAGGGCGAGCGCGGCAAGGAGGCGCTGCTGGAGGCGATGCGCAAGGCGCTGACCCAGGTGCCCGGCGTCATCGTCACCATCGGTCAGCCGCTCAGCCACCGCATCGACCACATGCTGTCGGGCACGCGGGCCAACATCGCGTTGAAGCTCTACGGTGACGACCTGGACCGGCTGCGCACGCTCGCCGAGCAGGTGAAGAAGGTGGCCGAGGCCACCCCGGGTGCGGTGGACGTGGCGATTGAGCAGCAGGTGGACATCCCCGAGCTGGAGATCCGCACGGACCGGGACGCGGTGGCGCGCTACGGCCTCACCACGGGCGAGGTGGCCGAGGCGGTGGAGCGGGCCTTCGCCGGGGAGACGGTGGGCACCGTGCTGGAAGGGCAGCGGGTGGTGGAGATTGCCGTGCGCCTGGATGACGCCTCGCGGGTGGACGTGGACGCCATCGCCGCCACCCTGGTGGACACGCCCGTGGGGCCCTCCATTCCACTGAAGATGCTCGCGAGCCTCACGCGCGAGTCGGGCCCCAACACCATCAGCCGCGAGGGTGTGCAGCGGAAGATGGTGGTGCAGGCCAACGTGGCGGGACGCGACTTGTCCGCGGTGGTGGACGACCTGCGGGCCCGCATCTCCAGCGAGGTGCCCATGCCGTCAGGCTACTACGTGGACTATGGCGGCCAGTTCGAGAGCGCCGAGGAGGCCACGCGCACCATCGCCTGGCTGAGCGTGGCGGTGGTGGTGGGTATCTTCCTGCTGCTGGTGGTGGCCTTCGGCTCGGTGCGCAACTCGCTGCTGACGCTCATCAACCTGCCCCTGGCCCTCATCGGCGGAGTGGTGGCGGTGGCGCTCACGTCCGGCGTGGTGAGCGTGGCGTCGCTGGTGGGCTTCATCACCCTGTTCGGCATCGCCACGCGCAACGGCATCCTCATGGTGAGTCACTACGAGCACCTGATGACGGAAGAGGGGAAGGGGCTTGCCGAGGCCGTGGTGCAGGGCTCGCTGGAGCGCCTGGCGCCCGTGCTGATGACGGCGCTGTGCGCGGGGCTGGCTCTGGTGCCGCTCGTCATCGCGGGCGACGAGCCGGGAAATGAGATTCAGGCGCCCATGGGCGTGGTCATTCTTGGGGGCCTGATGTCCTCCACCTTCCTCAACATGCTGGTGGTGCCGGTGCTCTTCCGTCGCTTCGGCCGGCGACTCATCTGA
- a CDS encoding SRPBCC family protein produces the protein MRELTMDVWLAQGPDEVFAAFGDPFRLRRWYGAPPGGHRTGATGDVASGEPFQVSLIDASGAPFTQRGQILSVTPGEGLELEMAWEGGRLGADATRAAIALRPVNGGTRVEVRQGPFTTSEALEAHRAWWGACLGRLVRVAAGDAVPCFEEFWEESRGFVGPLGAAAYTVLAGLREAGAPAETVAQVEDVLYTHLARLPPDTAEVLGAVLRSRAKEPAS, from the coding sequence ATGAGAGAGCTGACGATGGACGTGTGGCTGGCCCAGGGCCCGGACGAAGTCTTCGCGGCCTTCGGAGACCCCTTCCGGCTGCGCCGCTGGTACGGCGCGCCTCCCGGAGGCCACCGCACGGGTGCCACCGGCGACGTGGCGTCCGGCGAGCCGTTCCAGGTGAGCCTCATCGACGCGAGCGGTGCGCCCTTCACGCAGCGCGGGCAGATTCTCTCGGTGACACCGGGCGAGGGGCTCGAGTTGGAGATGGCGTGGGAGGGCGGAAGGCTCGGCGCGGACGCGACGCGCGCCGCCATCGCCCTGCGCCCCGTGAATGGCGGCACGCGCGTGGAGGTGCGCCAGGGCCCCTTCACCACCTCCGAGGCACTGGAGGCCCACCGCGCCTGGTGGGGCGCCTGCCTGGGGCGGCTGGTCCGCGTCGCCGCCGGGGACGCCGTGCCCTGCTTCGAGGAGTTCTGGGAGGAGTCGCGAGGCTTCGTCGGACCGCTCGGTGCGGCGGCCTACACGGTGCTCGCCGGCCTGCGTGAGGCCGGCGCGCCGGCGGAGACGGTGGCCCAGGTGGAGGACGTGCTCTACACGCACCTCGCCCGGCTCCCACCGGACACGGCCGAGGTGCTGGGCGCGGTGCTGCGCTCGCGCGCGAAGGAACCGGCCTCGTAG
- a CDS encoding superoxide dismutase — protein MAPLPFNPAKLKGLSEKLLRSHHENNYGGAVKNLNKVEEELARVTKDTPGFLVGGLKERELTFTNSMILHEAYFGNLGGDGKASGAIQKLLATAHGDFGRWEEQFRATGASLGGGSGWVLLTYNFHSGQPQTYWSGNHSQASANGYPLLVMDMYEHAYQMDYGAAAARYIDAFFQNVSWDVVNARLERAQKAAAALRG, from the coding sequence GTGGCGCCGCTGCCCTTCAACCCGGCGAAGCTCAAGGGGCTCTCGGAGAAGCTCCTCCGCAGCCACCACGAGAACAACTACGGCGGGGCGGTGAAGAACCTCAACAAGGTGGAGGAGGAGCTGGCGCGCGTGACGAAGGACACGCCGGGCTTCCTCGTCGGTGGACTGAAGGAGCGGGAGCTGACCTTCACGAACTCGATGATCCTCCACGAGGCGTATTTCGGGAACCTCGGCGGGGACGGCAAGGCGAGCGGCGCCATCCAGAAGCTGCTCGCGACTGCGCACGGGGACTTCGGCCGGTGGGAGGAGCAGTTCCGAGCCACGGGGGCCAGCCTGGGCGGTGGGAGCGGCTGGGTCCTCCTGACGTACAACTTCCACTCCGGCCAGCCTCAGACGTACTGGAGTGGCAACCACAGTCAGGCCTCGGCCAACGGATACCCGCTGCTCGTCATGGACATGTACGAGCACGCCTACCAGATGGACTACGGCGCGGCGGCCGCCCGCTACATCGACGCCTTCTTCCAGAACGTGAGCTGGGACGTGGTGAATGCCCGCTTGGAGCGGGCCCAGAAAGCCGCGGCGGCACTTCGCGGGTGA
- a CDS encoding 2OG-Fe(II) oxygenase, with the protein MRFQPPWGGAFRLQSFVHRTPEALPPPTVDAIREAILGSSLLGDSNLSGQFSGTYGFSITFQREALPEVTALFPAFAPYLDTALLPDCDTFLLNPLLVREGRGVGAHIDRSLEFYGAGIGCPVAVSVLYVQVPETLSGGELRLYHRGNRVAALKPVPRTLVVFRGDLTHEVAAIDAGAPALSGARISLVVEQYRVPQSLRAGVPRFEVRTRAGMA; encoded by the coding sequence ATGCGCTTCCAGCCACCTTGGGGCGGAGCCTTCCGCCTCCAGAGCTTCGTCCACCGCACGCCCGAGGCCCTGCCGCCCCCGACGGTCGACGCCATCCGCGAGGCCATCCTCGGCTCCTCGCTGCTCGGCGACTCCAACCTGTCCGGACAATTCTCCGGGACGTATGGCTTCTCCATCACCTTCCAGCGGGAGGCCCTGCCGGAGGTGACGGCGCTGTTCCCCGCCTTCGCGCCCTACCTGGACACCGCGCTGCTGCCGGACTGCGACACGTTCCTGCTCAATCCGCTGCTGGTGCGCGAGGGCCGCGGGGTGGGCGCGCACATCGACCGGAGCCTGGAGTTCTACGGCGCCGGCATCGGCTGTCCGGTGGCGGTGAGCGTGCTCTATGTCCAGGTGCCGGAGACGCTCTCGGGCGGAGAGCTGCGGCTGTACCACCGGGGCAACCGGGTGGCGGCGCTGAAGCCCGTGCCGCGCACGCTGGTGGTGTTCCGCGGGGACCTCACGCACGAGGTCGCCGCCATCGACGCGGGCGCCCCGGCGCTCTCGGGGGCGCGCATCAGCCTGGTGGTGGAGCAGTACCGCGTCCCCCAGTCCCTGCGGGCCGGCGTCCCGCGCTTCGAGGTTCGCACCCGCGCGGGGATGGCATGA
- a CDS encoding efflux RND transporter periplasmic adaptor subunit — translation MSRPHLLALALACVLAASCKEHGHSHEGEAAHGHDEGHGAGAPHGHNKGGAQVPAGAAEPERPDLSVTAYQDGLELFMEYPALVVGQPSPLVAHFTDARNPDGFKVVTKGKVTATLRYADGSEERFVAEKLLRDGIFKPEVRPTKPGEATLTLRLEGEQVAGTVEAGKVTVFPSVAAAVAAAPPEEAGEPTVPFLKEQQWKTQYATEPAEARVLQGGVRANGELKPVAGQAAELSAPVAGRVQVGGPVPHLGQAVKKGDVLVRLAPTTVVGTTDLSTVEMEAARARAELGLAEREVTRAEELLAAKAIPEKQLDAARVAREVAAARASAAERQLALYRGTQSGAGGPGGAAFELRSPLEGVVSFADVMPGAVVEAGKRLVSVINPSRLWLEAKVYEADAPRVERSPGASFTVAGFPQEFTVDEKTGRRVAVGSVVDPTTRTVPVLFELPNPDGALKPGMFAKVTLYTGETLRAVAVPESAVVDDNGRPTVFVMEGGESFFKRAIRPGVRSGGWVQVLDGVKEGERVVSRGAYELKLSTATGAIPEHGHQH, via the coding sequence ATGAGCCGCCCGCATCTTCTCGCCCTGGCCCTCGCGTGCGTCCTCGCCGCGTCCTGCAAGGAGCACGGTCACAGCCATGAGGGCGAGGCCGCCCATGGCCATGATGAAGGCCACGGCGCAGGGGCGCCCCACGGTCACAACAAAGGCGGCGCTCAGGTTCCGGCGGGTGCGGCGGAGCCGGAGCGCCCGGACCTCTCCGTCACCGCGTACCAGGACGGCCTGGAGCTGTTCATGGAGTACCCGGCGCTGGTGGTGGGGCAGCCGTCGCCGCTCGTGGCCCACTTCACGGACGCGCGCAACCCGGACGGCTTCAAGGTGGTGACGAAGGGGAAGGTGACGGCCACCTTGCGCTACGCGGATGGCTCCGAGGAGCGCTTCGTGGCGGAGAAGCTGCTGCGCGACGGCATCTTCAAGCCGGAGGTGCGGCCCACGAAGCCCGGCGAGGCCACGCTCACCCTACGGTTGGAGGGTGAGCAGGTGGCCGGCACGGTAGAGGCAGGCAAGGTGACGGTGTTCCCCTCCGTTGCCGCAGCCGTGGCCGCCGCTCCTCCCGAAGAGGCCGGCGAGCCCACGGTGCCATTCCTCAAGGAGCAGCAGTGGAAGACGCAGTACGCCACGGAGCCCGCCGAGGCGCGTGTCCTCCAGGGAGGTGTACGTGCCAACGGCGAGCTGAAGCCGGTGGCGGGCCAGGCCGCGGAGCTGTCCGCGCCCGTGGCGGGTCGAGTCCAGGTGGGCGGTCCGGTGCCGCACCTGGGGCAGGCAGTGAAGAAGGGCGACGTGCTCGTCAGGCTGGCGCCCACCACGGTGGTGGGCACGACGGATCTGTCCACCGTGGAGATGGAAGCGGCGCGAGCCCGTGCCGAGCTGGGTCTGGCCGAGCGCGAGGTGACGCGGGCGGAGGAGCTGCTCGCGGCCAAGGCCATCCCCGAGAAGCAGCTCGACGCGGCCCGCGTGGCGCGGGAAGTGGCGGCGGCCCGGGCGTCGGCGGCGGAGCGCCAGCTCGCCCTCTACCGCGGCACGCAGAGCGGAGCGGGCGGCCCGGGTGGCGCGGCCTTCGAGCTGCGCTCTCCGCTGGAGGGCGTGGTGTCCTTCGCGGACGTGATGCCGGGGGCTGTGGTGGAGGCGGGCAAGCGGCTCGTGTCCGTCATCAACCCGTCGCGGCTGTGGCTGGAGGCGAAGGTGTACGAGGCGGACGCGCCCAGGGTGGAGCGCTCTCCGGGGGCGTCGTTCACGGTGGCGGGCTTCCCGCAGGAGTTCACCGTGGACGAGAAGACGGGTCGCCGTGTCGCGGTGGGCTCCGTGGTGGACCCCACCACGCGCACCGTGCCCGTGCTCTTCGAGCTGCCCAACCCCGACGGCGCCCTCAAGCCGGGCATGTTCGCCAAGGTGACGCTCTACACGGGCGAGACGCTGCGCGCGGTGGCCGTCCCCGAGTCGGCGGTGGTGGACGACAACGGCCGGCCCACCGTCTTCGTCATGGAGGGCGGCGAGTCCTTCTTCAAGCGCGCCATCCGCCCCGGCGTGCGCTCTGGCGGCTGGGTGCAGGTGCTGGACGGGGTGAAGGAGGGCGAGCGCGTCGTCTCGCGTGGCGCCTACGAATTGAAGCTGTCCACCGCCACCGGGGCCATCCCCGAGCATGGCCACCAGCACTAG
- a CDS encoding M56 family metallopeptidase, translating into MISALAFLLECAAVAAAVGVLASLLVGGVSMLSWPSLRLRPALRADGAFVLGTLPAVVALAVVAAAAAPSLSAMLGWSHDHCGSHGHHLHLCILHSSGLRPVLAVVGAAALATFIFRAGALMSRVMRTRALLAALEALGSSRPGAFPVVAVPGAPRLCHAAGVLRRRILMSASLDGAMAPSELRGALAHEEAHLRRRDPLAALLLSFAGLFAPPPLARVFLSVYQTAAEEACDAEAVLAVGDGTVVAEALVKMAALQRRASTVAGVPAFGKLALEQRVRHLLDGEARPAAPSRALLLAAGAGAGVLSFALLHAAFLHHAVETALHLFS; encoded by the coding sequence ATGATTTCGGCCCTGGCATTCCTCCTGGAGTGCGCGGCGGTGGCCGCGGCTGTCGGGGTGCTGGCCTCGCTGCTGGTGGGGGGCGTCTCCATGCTGTCGTGGCCCTCGCTGCGACTGCGCCCGGCGCTGCGGGCGGATGGTGCCTTCGTCCTGGGCACGCTGCCCGCCGTGGTGGCGCTGGCGGTGGTGGCTGCCGCCGCCGCCCCGTCCCTGTCCGCGATGCTCGGCTGGAGCCATGACCACTGTGGCAGCCATGGGCACCATCTCCACCTCTGCATCCTGCACTCGTCGGGCTTGAGGCCCGTGCTCGCGGTGGTGGGCGCGGCGGCACTCGCCACGTTCATCTTCCGGGCGGGAGCGCTGATGTCGAGGGTGATGCGGACGCGGGCCCTGCTCGCCGCGCTGGAGGCGCTGGGCTCCTCGCGTCCGGGCGCGTTCCCCGTGGTGGCCGTGCCGGGAGCACCGAGGCTGTGCCACGCCGCCGGGGTGCTCCGCCGACGCATCCTCATGTCCGCCAGCCTGGACGGAGCCATGGCCCCGTCGGAGCTGCGCGGAGCGCTGGCCCATGAAGAGGCTCACCTGCGGCGCAGAGACCCACTGGCAGCGCTGCTGCTCTCCTTCGCGGGCCTCTTCGCTCCACCACCCCTGGCGCGGGTCTTCCTCTCCGTCTACCAGACGGCTGCCGAGGAGGCGTGCGACGCGGAAGCGGTGCTCGCGGTCGGCGATGGAACCGTGGTGGCCGAGGCCCTGGTGAAGATGGCGGCCCTCCAGCGGCGTGCGTCCACCGTGGCCGGTGTCCCCGCCTTCGGCAAGCTGGCACTGGAGCAGCGCGTGCGGCACCTCCTGGATGGGGAGGCGCGGCCAGCGGCGCCGTCCCGAGCACTCCTGCTCGCGGCGGGGGCCGGGGCCGGCGTGCTCTCCTTCGCGCTGCTCCACGCGGCCTTCCTCCACCACGCGGTGGAGACCGCCCTCCACCTCTTCTCCTGA
- a CDS encoding DMT family transporter yields MLGLSAAALFGVSAPVAKLLLPSSTPLVLASLLYLGGGLGLTCMTALRRLRPSVIPGSEARLGRKDVPLLLGVILCGGVLGPVLMLVGLQRLSGVAASLLLNLEGPFTILLALLVFGEHLGRAGALAAGFVMAGATVLGFQEGELHGDVLGVLALAGGCLAWAVDNNLTQRLSLKDPLALVRTKALGSGMCTLVLAWLTGQPFPSGTVLGAALVLGFASYGLSIVLDAYALRLLGAAREAAYFATAPFVGALVAVPLLGERLRPLDLLAGALMAAGVVLLLRERHGHVHTHRVLEHEHLHVHDAHHQHAHHPGVDTTEPHSHPHRHEPVTHDHPHVSDLHHRHKH; encoded by the coding sequence ATGCTCGGGCTGTCCGCCGCGGCCCTCTTCGGGGTCAGCGCGCCGGTGGCCAAGCTGCTGCTGCCGTCCAGCACGCCGCTGGTGCTGGCCTCGCTCCTCTACCTGGGTGGCGGGCTGGGGCTCACCTGCATGACAGCGCTGCGGCGGCTGCGCCCATCCGTCATCCCCGGAAGCGAGGCGCGCCTCGGGCGCAAGGACGTGCCACTGCTGCTCGGGGTCATCCTTTGTGGCGGGGTGCTGGGGCCGGTGCTGATGCTGGTGGGCCTGCAGCGGCTCTCGGGCGTCGCAGCCTCGCTGCTGCTCAACCTGGAGGGCCCCTTCACCATCCTCCTGGCGCTGCTCGTGTTCGGAGAGCACCTGGGCCGTGCGGGTGCGCTCGCCGCTGGCTTCGTCATGGCGGGTGCCACGGTGCTGGGCTTCCAGGAGGGCGAACTGCATGGCGATGTGCTGGGCGTGCTGGCCCTGGCCGGTGGGTGCCTGGCCTGGGCGGTGGACAACAACCTCACGCAACGGCTGTCCCTCAAGGACCCGCTCGCGCTCGTGCGCACCAAGGCGCTTGGCTCGGGCATGTGCACGCTCGTCCTCGCCTGGCTCACCGGGCAGCCCTTCCCTTCCGGGACGGTGCTGGGCGCCGCCCTGGTACTCGGCTTCGCCAGCTACGGGCTGTCCATCGTCCTGGACGCCTATGCCCTGCGCCTGCTGGGCGCGGCACGTGAGGCGGCGTACTTCGCCACGGCCCCCTTCGTGGGCGCCCTGGTGGCGGTGCCCCTGCTCGGCGAGCGGCTGCGGCCCCTGGACCTGCTGGCCGGCGCGTTGATGGCCGCGGGCGTCGTCCTGTTGCTGCGCGAGCGGCATGGCCACGTGCACACGCACAGGGTGCTGGAGCACGAGCACCTGCATGTCCATGACGCGCACCACCAGCACGCGCATCATCCCGGCGTGGATACCACCGAGCCGCACAGCCATCCCCACCGGCACGAGCCCGTCACGCATGACCACCCGCACGTCTCGGACCTGCACCACCGCCACAAGCACTGA
- a CDS encoding BlaI/MecI/CopY family transcriptional regulator produces MKKRTWEPLGTLEAAVMNVVWTHSPVTAREVCDRMTGREERAYTTIMTTMDRLHRKGLLEREKDGLAWRYTPALSQPEFEKALADGLAADILQSHGETALAAFVDAAADVDESLLDRLAQLIAARRRGRR; encoded by the coding sequence GTGAAGAAGCGCACCTGGGAGCCGCTCGGCACGCTGGAAGCCGCCGTGATGAACGTCGTCTGGACGCACTCGCCCGTCACGGCCCGGGAGGTGTGCGACCGGATGACGGGCCGCGAGGAGCGGGCCTACACCACCATCATGACGACGATGGACCGGCTGCACCGCAAGGGTCTGCTGGAGCGCGAGAAGGACGGCCTGGCCTGGCGCTACACCCCGGCCCTTTCCCAGCCCGAGTTCGAGAAGGCGCTGGCGGACGGGCTCGCGGCCGACATCCTCCAGTCCCATGGTGAGACGGCGCTGGCCGCGTTCGTGGATGCGGCGGCCGACGTGGATGAGTCGCTGCTCGACAGGCTGGCGCAGCTCATCGCCGCGCGGCGGCGGGGGCGTCGATGA